Genomic window (Saccharothrix australiensis):
GGACAGCACCTTGCCGTGCTCGGCGGTCACGATCGCCGCCAACTCGTCCTTGCGGGCGTTGAGCAGCTCGCGGAAGGCGAACAGCACGGTCGCCCGCCGCGCGAGGGACGCCTCGCGCCAGCCCGCGAACGCCTCCCGCGCCACCGCGACCGCTTCGTCCACAGTGGACGCCGACGCGAAGTCGACGCGCGCCGAGACCCGTCCCGTGGCCGGGTCGTAGACGTCGCCGCCGCGCTCCGCGACGCCGTCCCAGGGCTTTCCGCCGATCCGGTGGGTGATCCTCACAGCACGGCCCCCAGGATGCCCAACGCTTCCTCCACCTCGTCCTCCGTCACGGTCATCGGCGGCGCGAGCCGGATGACGTTGCCGTACAAGCCGCCCTTGCCGACCAGCAGCCCGCGTTCCCGCGCGCCCTCCAGCGCCGCCGTCGCGGCCGCGGGGTCCGGCGCGCCGTCGGGCCCGACCAGCTCGATGCCGACCATCAGGCCCTTGCCGCGCACGTCGCCCACCGCCGGCCGCTCCTCGGCGATGGCGCGCAGCCCGGTCAGCAGCCGCTCGCCCCGCTTGGCGGCGTTGGCCTGGAGGTCGTGGTCCAGCAGGTAGTCCAGCGTCGCCAGCGCGCCCGCCGTGGACACCGGGTTGCCGCCGAACGTGGAGATCGAGTTGGCCGTCAGGCAGTCCATCAGGTCGCCGCGCGCGACGACACCGCCGATCGCCAGGCCGTTGCCCAGGCCCTTGGCGAAGGTCATCGCGTCCGGCGTCACGCCGTGCGCCTGGATGCCCCAGAAGTGCTCGCCCGTGCGACCCCAGCCGGTCTGCACCTCGTCGGAGACGAACAGGATGCCGTACTCGTCGAGGACTTCCTTGAACGCGCCGAACAACCCGTCCGGCGGGGTGGCGAAGCCGCCGACGCCCTGGATCGGCTCGGCCAGCAGGCACGCCACGTCGCCCGCCGTGGTCGTCTCGATCACCTCGCGCAGGTCCGCCACGCACGCCTTGACGTAGTCGGCGT
Coding sequences:
- a CDS encoding aspartate aminotransferase family protein, which translates into the protein MVDAGGGRTAGGHAELLARHRAVLPDWLALYYEQPIELASAAGRRVTDREGRTYLDFFAGILTNAIGYDVAEISDAIRSQVDTGVLHSSTLYLIRSQVELAERIAALSGIPDAKVFFTNSGTEANETALVLATSYRRSDQVLALRNSYHGRSFASMAVTGNRGWSASSLSPVKVSWVHGGYRYRSPFKDYSDADYVKACVADLREVIETTTAGDVACLLAEPIQGVGGFATPPDGLFGAFKEVLDEYGILFVSDEVQTGWGRTGEHFWGIQAHGVTPDAMTFAKGLGNGLAIGGVVARGDLMDCLTANSISTFGGNPVSTAGALATLDYLLDHDLQANAAKRGERLLTGLRAIAEERPAVGDVRGKGLMVGIELVGPDGAPDPAAATAALEGARERGLLVGKGGLYGNVIRLAPPMTVTEDEVEEALGILGAVL